GAAGAACACTATGGCCTGGCCGTCGAAGCCCAGGACCTCCCTCTGCCGCCCGAGCTGGTGGCCGAGGCCGAACGCCTCACCGACCTCTGGGATACCGGGATTGACTGGAATGACCCAGGCGGGCCGTCCCCCTGGACAGCGGAGGACGAGCAGAGTTTTCGGGCGCAGGCGGATGCGCTGTTGGGGCGGCTGCGGGCGGCATTGGGGCCAGATTTTGAGGTGGTGGACGAGCGGTAATCCCACCCAGACAAAGAGACGGCGCGTCAAGCTGCCGTCTCCTTTCTTCTTTGCTTCGGGTGCCCAGGGTTTTTACTGCACGGTGATGCGCGCGTTGGTTTTGGCGTAACGCGTAGAGAAGGTCACGACATACTCGCCTGCCTGGGACAGCCCTGGCACCGACATGGGGTAGCGGGCGCTGCCACCAGGGGCCAGCGTGACAGGCTGGATATACCGCGCGCAGAGCGTAGCAGCCGGGTCCATCAGCATGGTCGTGGCCCCAGTACGAACTGACCTGGCCGTGACCGCCACCGGGCACAGATTCATGTCAACCTGCTGCGACTGGGCCGAGGTATTCATCAAGGTCAGCACGGTGTCAATGTCCCCAGCTCGGGCGACCCGCACCGGCACCCGCGCCGTTAACTGAAAATTCTGGGTGGTCTGAGCCTCCAACGGACTGGAGGCGGATGGAACGGCGGGCAGAGAGGTCTGGCAGGCAGCAAGCAGAACTGGAACGGCAAGCAGGAGAAAACGAACAGGCTGCTGTTTTTTCATAACAAAGCTCCCTGGGCGCCGCTGTGTTCAGCAGATCGCGCCCCTGGCTGAGAAGACCCTGAGTTCATCAGGGCAGTGTCTGATTCGCTCAGCCCACAGAGAAACACTCGGCTCAACGAAGGCTGAGATAAGGCTTCAACCCCTGTTCACTCTCCGTCAGCTTTCAGATGTCAGGCTTCCTTCTATGCACAAGATTGTTCAAGCCTCTGCCCTCGCCCTGGCCTTGCTGGGCACCGCGCAGGCCGCCACCGCCGTCACGACCACCACGGCCAACCTGCGCCGCGCGCCTTCCATGTCGGGCCCAGTGGTGGCCGTGGTGCCCCAGGGCCGCCTGCTGACTGTGGCCTGTCAGGGAAACTGGTGCCGTACCACCTTCCAGGGGCGCGGCGGCTACATGGCCCGCACCCTGCTGCGCCCCGTGACCAACAGCGCGCCTCTAGCCGGTGAAGGCACCCGCTTCTTTGCCACCTGCCAGGCTATGCGCAGGGCGGGTGTCGCCCCGCTACGCATTGGCAACCCCGGCTACCGCGTGGCCCTGGACCCCAACCACAACGGCTGGGCTTGCGACGCGGGCGAACGGTAAGCTTTGGTTGATTCAGAGCCGTGGGAAAACCCCTTCCCACTGCCTTGTCTGTTCTCTCTGCTGACAACTCTAGAGAGACAGGCGCATAACGCCCAGGCCACCTTTCTTGGCGATATACATGGCCTGGTCGGCATACGAGAGCAGGTCGTCAGGGTCTGGCCGCTCCACGTGTGGCGGCACCTCCACAAGCCCCAGGCTGAGGCCCACCGAGCCGGGCCTGTCTGGAAAGGCAACCAGCAGCTCGGCACTCACCTGTTGCGCGCGCACCAGGGCGTCTGGTCCAGTAAAGAGTAGCGTAAACTGATCGGCTTTCAGGCGGCCCGCTTGCTCGCCGCTGCGCAGCAGGCCCTGAGCCGTCTGGCCCACCCGGCGCAGCAGCGCGTCTCCGGCGGCGGGCCCATGCGTCGCGTTCAGGGCCCCAAACTGGTGGAGGTCAAGCAGGCCCACGACAACTGGCGTCTGGGTAACGGCAGCCTCCTGCTGGGCCAGAAACACCGCGCGCATGAAGGCGCGGCGGTTGGCCAGGCCAGTCAAGTCGTCCCGGAGCGCCTGGTCGTACAGGCGGCGGGTCAGGCGGCGCAGGTGCAGCTCACTGGCCACCAGCTCGGCAAAATTGGACAGCGTGGTTCGGTCAGCGGCAGTGAAGGGGCGCGGCTCCTGGTCAATGACGCAGATGGTGCCCACCGCATGCCCGGTCTCCGTGACCACCGGCGCACCTGCGTAAAAGCGGATATGAGGCTCGTGCGTGACGCCGCGCATGTGGGCGGTGGCGTCCAGGCGGGCTGCGTCCTCAATCACCGTGACGCCCGGCTGCCCGATCACCAGAGCACAGATCGAATCCTGGCGCGGGTCTTCCGAGTGCCGGAAGCCCACTGTGGCCTTAAACCACTGCCGGTCCCGGTCAACCAGGGTGATGGAGCCGTAAGGCGCCGAGAAATGCTGCGCCGCCAGCCCCATAATCCGGTCAAACGGCGGTTCGCGCGGCGTGTCAAGAAGCCTAAGGTCATGCAGGTCCGCCAGGCGCTCTTCCTCGCGGGGGTCCAGGGCAACAGCCATACAGCAGGATAGGGCGCGGGCGATGACGGTTTCCTGTCACCGCCCCCTTTTGCGCTGGCCTCTTTCCTTACTTGTACTGCGGCCAGGGCCAGGTTTTAAAGGTCACTTCCTGCCATTTGGGGTGCATGCCCTCGTCTTCTTGCAGGTTGACCAGTTTGCTCATGGCGCATTTCTGGTATTTCATCAGCAGGTCTTTTTTCTCGGGCGTCTTGAAGTCACGGGTGGCCAGCACGCTCTGGACCGCCACAGTGGGCACACTGGCGGCCCCCAGGTTGGGATACAGCAGCTTGGCGCTGGTGTAGATACCCTGCAAGCTGGGCGCGTAGGGCACTGGCACCAGATTCACGCCGCTCAGATCCTTAACCCAGGTGGCGGGCTGCCCCACCACGGCCAGCACGGCGTCGGCCTGATTGCCTCTCAGGGCGGCAAAGGCGGCGTCGCGGTCTTTGACACTCAGGACGGTGTAGGGCACGCCCAGCTTGGCGCTCAGCACCTTGGCGGTCACCAGGCTGCCGCCCCAGGCGGCCACGCGCTTGCCCTTCAGGTTGGCAAAGGTGGCCACCCCTGTGGTGGTCACGCGGCCCAGCAGATCGCGCTTTTGCACCGGCGGTTTGGCAAAGAGGTGAATTTCCTCGCTGTGCAGCGGCAGCAGGGCCTTGATGTTGTCCACACGGGTGTCGCCGTCAATCTGCTGCTTGGCCTTCAGCACGTCGCTCTGGACAAACGCCAGCGAGACCTCGTTGCCCAGCAGCAGGTCAATATTTTCCAGGCTGCCGCTGGTGCCGCGTTCTTTCAGGTAGGCGCTCTGGGTGCAGACCTTGCCGACGTTCTTGAACATGATGGAATAGGTGCCAGTCGAGCTGCCGGTCGCCACATTCAGTGTGGTCGGCGTGGCCGCCTGGGCCAGAGGAACGGTGAGGAGCAGGGCGGTCAGGGCCAGTCGTTGCATGGGTCTCTCCGGGTTATTTGAGGTCGCCGTAGCCGCTGCCGCCGCTGGGGGTGGCCGGTACGGTCTCGGTGGGGGCACTGGGCGCTGGATCGGTCCCAACATTAGCGGTGGCCGAGCGATTCTGGTCCAGGGCAATCACCACGCCGCAGACCACCAGAATCAGGGCCAGCAGCCCGCCCAGGCGTGCCGCGCGGTTCATGCACTCCCCCGGCGCTGGTTGCTGTTTTCCTCGCCAGCGGCCAGCGCCTGATCCAGCAGCGCGGCGTTGCGACCCGCGCGGCGGGCGATCTCGGACAGGGCGCTTTCGGTGACGTGGCGGTCCTCGGCACTGAGCTTGGCCTGTTGCAGGGCCGTGGCGACGTTGCCCTTGGCCTGCGCCAGCTGCGTGTCGATGCGTGCTTTCTTGATCTGGCGGTCGAACTCGGCCAGGTCGGCGCGCAGGTCGGTCAGGTGGGTCTGGGCGCGGGCGAAAGCATCGCGGCTGACCTGCAAGTCGTTTTCCCAGCGGGCCACATCGGCCGCGTCCATATCGGCGCGGCTCTGGTCAATCAGGCGGCGAAAGTCTTCCAGATGCCCGTTGGCCTCCTGCAGCTGCCGCCCCTTGGCCTGAATCAGGCTTTCAAACTGCTTGCGCTGCACGATCAGGGTCTCCAGCGGCATGGCGCGCGCCACCCCCTCCTTGGCCCGCACCCGACCGGCATTCAGCGCCAGTATCAGGGCCGGCATCAGGAACACCACGGCCAGCAGGGCCACCAGAAACGCGCCGATGGTTACGGTGGTCAGGGCCACGTTAAACACGGCAATGGCCGCGCCGCCCAGGGCCGCCAGCGCCAGCACGCCTCCGCCGGTCATCAGGGCAAGTTTGCCCGCTGTGACTGGCCGCTGCACCGGCGTCTGCGTGGAGGGGCGCAGTTCTATGACACTCTCGTCCCGGAAGGGCTGGCTCATACCCTCCTTATACGCCGAATTTGGGCCGGGCGTTGCGGCGCTGCCCGAGGGCCGGCGACTTTACAGAGCGGCGCTGGGGTGCTACCTTTCCTGGGCCCGCAAACACGGGGCTGTGGCGCAGTTGGGAGCGCGTCTGAATGGCATTCAGAAGGTCAGGGGTTCGAATCCCCTCAGCTCCACCAAAACAGCAAGGCCCCTCCGGTTACAGGAAGGGGCCTTCTCGTTTCAGTCACGCCCCTGGTGGACTGAAAGGGGCGCCGCCACACTGCTGGCATGACCCAGCAGGCTTCTCTCTTTGTGACTGACCTCACCGCCGCCCGCGCTCTGCGGCAAGATCACACCCTGCTGGGCCTGTTTGTCTCGCCGCAGTCGCCCAGCGACCTGGCCCCGCGCCTGGGCATGGCCCCTAGCCTCGTGCATCACCACGCGCGGCGGCTGACGGACCTGGGCCTCCTGTTTGAACAGCGGCGCGAGGGCGGGCGCGTGTATTTTCAACTGGCAGCGCGGGAATTTCGGGTGCCCATGAGCCTGCGGCCACCGGGGGACGCCCTGGGGAACGGCGCGGCTGACCTGCACGAGCTGAGTAAAGGCTTTTTGCGCGCCTACTGCCGCTCATGGGGTCAACTGCACGACAGCGAGGAAGATGTGTATGGCTTTGGCGACGCCCAACATCCAGCCGCGCCCATGACGCCGCCGGACGCCCCCAGCCCGGAAGGGCACCCCGCGCATCTGGACCGCCTCACCCTGCACCTGACGCCAGCCCGGTATCAGCGCCTGGCCCGCGCCCTGAGCGCCCTGCTGGACGAGGCTTATATCCAAGGCCACAGCGAGGGCGGCCAGTCCTGCACCCTGGCGGTCCTGGCCTACCGTGAAGCCCCTGGTCCGGCCCTCAGCCTCTCCCGCTCCGTGAACAGTTTTCTGGGCGCAGAGCAATAGGAAAGAGGCACGCCTGTCAGCGGCGTGCCTCTTCTTCCAAACTCTTCTTTACGCTGTAACGAGTTGCTCCCAGCCGAAGACCGCGCGGTCATCCACGGCCAGCGTTTCGTTGCCGGCCTTGATGGTCGCGGCCAGGGCCTTGGTTTCGGGGAACAGCTTAGCGAAATAGAACCGGGCCGTCTGCACCTTGCTGAGGTAGAAGCCGTCCTTGTCCTGACCAGCGTCCACCTTGTCGTGGGCCAGTTTGGCCATCCGCGCCCACAGGTAGCCGTACACGACATGCCCAAAGAAGCGCAGGTAGTCCACCGCCGCTGCGTTGACCTCGTCGGCGCCGCCTTCCTGCATGGCCTTCTGGCCGATCACCATGGTCAGGCTGCCGAGCTGCTGCGCGGCCTTGCCCAGTTGGGTCACGTAGTCCCCGATGTGCTCGTCGCCCTCGTGCTCCTCGGCAAATTCTTGCAGGGTGCCCGCCAGCTTCTGGAGCTTCTTGCCGCCGTCCATCAGGACCTTGCGGCCCAGCAGGTCGAGGCTCTGAATGCCGTTGGTGCCCTCGTAAATCTGGCCGATACGGGCGTCGCGGACAAACTGCTCCATGCCCCATTCCTGAATGTAGCCGTGACCGCCGAACACCTGCTGGCTCTGCACAGCCACGTTGAAGCCATTGTCGGTCATGAAGGCCTTGGCGATGGGGGTCAGCAGGGCCACCAGATCGGCGGCTTCCTTGCGCTTGGCCTCGTCGGGGTGGTGGTGCTCAGTGTCCAGGCTCAGGGCCAGCCACATGGCCATGGCGCGGCCCGCCTCGCTGTAGGCCTTGCCCGTCAGCAGCATGCGGCGCACGTCGGGGTGCACGAGAATCGGGTCGGCCTGCTCGCCGGGGTTCACGCGGGGCTCGTGGCGCATCTGGGTGCGGTCTTTGGCATAGGCCAGCGCGTTTTGGTAGGCGACTTCGCCCAGCCCCAGACCCTGCAGGCCGGTGCCCAGGCGGGCCGCGTTCATCATGATGAACATGTGGTTCATGCCCTTGTTGATTTCGCCGACCAGCCAGCCCCTGGCGCCGTCGAAGTTCAGGACAGCTGTGGCGTTGCCGTTGATGCCCATCTTGTGCTCAATGGAGCCACAGACCACGCCGTTGCGCTCGCCCAGGCGGCCGTCGG
The Deinococcus betulae DNA segment above includes these coding regions:
- a CDS encoding excalibur calcium-binding domain-containing protein; the encoded protein is MHKIVQASALALALLGTAQAATAVTTTTANLRRAPSMSGPVVAVVPQGRLLTVACQGNWCRTTFQGRGGYMARTLLRPVTNSAPLAGEGTRFFATCQAMRRAGVAPLRIGNPGYRVALDPNHNGWACDAGER
- a CDS encoding sensor domain-containing diguanylate cyclase, encoding MAVALDPREEERLADLHDLRLLDTPREPPFDRIMGLAAQHFSAPYGSITLVDRDRQWFKATVGFRHSEDPRQDSICALVIGQPGVTVIEDAARLDATAHMRGVTHEPHIRFYAGAPVVTETGHAVGTICVIDQEPRPFTAADRTTLSNFAELVASELHLRRLTRRLYDQALRDDLTGLANRRAFMRAVFLAQQEAAVTQTPVVVGLLDLHQFGALNATHGPAAGDALLRRVGQTAQGLLRSGEQAGRLKADQFTLLFTGPDALVRAQQVSAELLVAFPDRPGSVGLSLGLVEVPPHVERPDPDDLLSYADQAMYIAKKGGLGVMRLSL
- a CDS encoding TAXI family TRAP transporter solute-binding subunit, producing MQRLALTALLLTVPLAQAATPTTLNVATGSSTGTYSIMFKNVGKVCTQSAYLKERGTSGSLENIDLLLGNEVSLAFVQSDVLKAKQQIDGDTRVDNIKALLPLHSEEIHLFAKPPVQKRDLLGRVTTTGVATFANLKGKRVAAWGGSLVTAKVLSAKLGVPYTVLSVKDRDAAFAALRGNQADAVLAVVGQPATWVKDLSGVNLVPVPYAPSLQGIYTSAKLLYPNLGAASVPTVAVQSVLATRDFKTPEKKDLLMKYQKCAMSKLVNLQEDEGMHPKWQEVTFKTWPWPQYK
- a CDS encoding winged helix-turn-helix domain-containing protein; amino-acid sequence: MTQQASLFVTDLTAARALRQDHTLLGLFVSPQSPSDLAPRLGMAPSLVHHHARRLTDLGLLFEQRREGGRVYFQLAAREFRVPMSLRPPGDALGNGAADLHELSKGFLRAYCRSWGQLHDSEEDVYGFGDAQHPAAPMTPPDAPSPEGHPAHLDRLTLHLTPARYQRLARALSALLDEAYIQGHSEGGQSCTLAVLAYREAPGPALSLSRSVNSFLGAEQ
- a CDS encoding acyl-CoA dehydrogenase C-terminal domain-containing protein, with amino-acid sequence MPSYKAPLRDIKFLMTELLDAPAELGKMPYYAANEVADADLLSQVLDEAARFVETELVPLNRVGDQEGCVRHDDGEVTTPTGFKAAYKKYTQAGWSALDADPTYGGQGMPHLISNVLVEMMNSANVAWAMYPGLSHGAYSALHAVGSDELKNLYLPKIVSGEWTGTMCLTEPHAGTDLGIIRTKASDNGDGTYSVTGTKIFISAGEHDMAENIVHLVLARLDGSPEGTKGISLFLVPKYIPGADGRLGERNGVVCGSIEHKMGINGNATAVLNFDGARGWLVGEINKGMNHMFIMMNAARLGTGLQGLGLGEVAYQNALAYAKDRTQMRHEPRVNPGEQADPILVHPDVRRMLLTGKAYSEAGRAMAMWLALSLDTEHHHPDEAKRKEAADLVALLTPIAKAFMTDNGFNVAVQSQQVFGGHGYIQEWGMEQFVRDARIGQIYEGTNGIQSLDLLGRKVLMDGGKKLQKLAGTLQEFAEEHEGDEHIGDYVTQLGKAAQQLGSLTMVIGQKAMQEGGADEVNAAAVDYLRFFGHVVYGYLWARMAKLAHDKVDAGQDKDGFYLSKVQTARFYFAKLFPETKALAATIKAGNETLAVDDRAVFGWEQLVTA